Sequence from the Muntiacus reevesi chromosome 17, mMunRee1.1, whole genome shotgun sequence genome:
ACAGCCCAAACGGCTCATGTTCAGATCATCTTTGTGCCTGGTGCTCTGTGGGCCACTCAGGAAGTTCACCTGAATATGTGATGACATCAGAGGCATTCAAACTTGGAAGATGCTTTAGCTCCAACATCTAGAAatctatgactctatttctgtgttgtaaataagttcatttataccatttttttagattccacatataagtgatagcacatatttgtccttctctgacttcactcataTGATAATCTAGGTCgatctatgttgctgcaagtggcactGTGGTGTTCACCTCTgtagctgagtgatattccagtgTGTCTGTGTGCCCCACCTTCTTCACCCATTccgctgttgatggacatttaggccgcttctgtgtcttggctatggTAGATGGGGATGCATATTATCTTCAAGTTATGGTTTTcttggatatatgctcaggagtaggattgctggatctcatggaagttctgtttttagttttctgaggaacctctgttctgttctccatagtagctgcactaatttacattcccaccaacagtgtttgagggttcccttttctccacatcctctccagcatttattgtttgtagattttttgatgatggcccttGTGACAGGTGTGAAGAAGTACCTCATGGTacttatgatttgcatttctctactaattagtgatgctaagcatcttttcatgtgcttttggtGATTGTTTTTAAGAAACAAGACACACAAGAAAAGCTCTGAAAATCTAGTGGAAGTTACCCTTTTGTAAGGGAAATATACATTTAGTTTAAGGAACTCTCCATTTTAAATGTGTCTCCTTCTCTGTTCCTGGAAGGGTGATTCTAAATGACAAATTATCAATGTAAAAGGTGCCCATCTTAATTCAGCTAAACAACCTCACCCTTTTTTATTGTGCTTTACCTATTAACCTCCCGTAAGTGACCGTCTCTTCTCCATCTTTCTTGCATCTTCAGCTGAAGAAAGTATTTAACGAGATGGCTTGAGTCATTTTAGTAGAGTTAAACTCAGTTTCCCAGGATGTCTCCCATGTATACAGGAGGATACATGGTGTTAGGcttacattattttattattagagGGGTGAGGTCTCAgccaagaacctagaagggtggaaggaaaattattttacctCCCCGATAGGGACATTTAGGAAGTTTCTGAGTTATTAAAGtcacagcatttttctttttaggaGCAGAACTATCAATCAACCATGAGCTCAAAGAAACATTATCCAGTGCTAATGGTAAAACGGTATATTCTTAGCCTCCTCAGAAAGGCACAACATACATGGTTCAAACAGCAAATCTGTGTAGCCTTCAGAACTCTGGCAGAGGATACAGTACATTCGTTAAACAATTTGGGCTGTTAGCTGTTTCATAAGTTTATAAGGCCTGGTCGATCTCCgttggaatatatatatgtgtgtaagttTTCACCACACATTTTTCACCAGTACAGCATAATACTATCTAGAGTCCATAATAATCAAATTGTGGCAAAACTAAATTAGAGGTACTGATACAATCATTAATTTGACTTAGAAAGttaacacaaagaaaaacaaacttaaaaaacaaatcttTGGTTGCATGTTGAATACTTCAgcatgaagagagaaaaacaattacaatatttaatttttaaaaaaggttaccTAACCAATACTAGAGGTGTCAAAGCAGGATCTATAaattgacaggctcctctgttatgtGATTTTTCTAATGGCACacacacttcaattaaaaaaaaaccataaatcaCAGTGGCTTTTTAGAATTCTGTAGAATACCAAAttcaaaaattatacaaaaaatcTTACAGCTTAAAGTTAAGAAATGTAAAAGCaagactttgaaaacattttgctgaATTCAAACATCTTACAAGCTCCATCACCCATCCCCGTGGCTGCATGATGGACTTGGCGCCACCAAGTGGGCTGAGCTGGGTGATGTCAGAGCTCTTGCAAATAAAACAAATCCGGTTTTCTGGCCCAGGTGAGGGGTGCCCGGCAGCTTTTACACCAGGTTGAATTCCCTCAGGTTTAGTTGTAGAATTGTGTCTTTCACAGCAGCAAACACAAAGCGgatattctctgtgtctgtagcACATGTGAAGTGGGAATAGATGACTTTCTCTTTGTCAGGATTCTGATCTTGATAAAGCTTCAGGATAAAGTCTCTGGCAGCTTTGACATCTTGCTTTGGTCCTGTCATGAGGGCAAtcagaatcaaaaagaaagatACCAACTCACCACCAGATCCTCTCAAAAGTCATATTCAGTGAACTCTTGTTCTTAGTAGGAATCCTTCTTTGAGCCATCTTATTTCTAGAGGCTCTTTTACTTGGGGCATTATTTTGTTATGAACCTGCAGAAGGGTATTTTAAGTGTCCACTGGTATCTAAAAATCATACTTGAAAGAGATTTGTTGAAAAATAGTGACctaatttaattttctgatttggACCATTTTTGAAGACGTaattactctttaaaaatataccgatttatttggctgcatcaggatCTAGTTCCCGCTCCACtgtgagtgcagagtcttagcctctggaccaccaaggaagtccctgaagaGGTGGTTCTTAAGTGAAGTagaggagggaaaagagagaataTGGGGAGCTAAGCTCCCAAGTCTGATTGTGAAGCTTGAGAGCTGTATGCTACATTGTCAGTGTggttaataaaaggaaaaaggagagcgTTTAAACACCACTTGTCTAAATATCAGTATCAAACTTGGTAATGTTTCTGCACCAGAATTAATTAGCGACAGGGTCTAAACTCTCCCTCCACCTTGGAGAGGTCATAAAGGTAACGTCCGTGTCCACGCTGTCTGGTGAAGGGGCTGCATTTCGGCACTTGAAGTGCAGAGATGAGGCAGGCAGTCTCTGCCCTCAGGGTCTGCTGCGACAAGACAGCTGAAGGCAGAGAGGGCAACACAAGCCCAGGCCCCCAGGGGAGCCTGCGGGGGCGCACCTACTGTGGAAGGAGGTGGGGTGAGGATCAGAAGGCCTTCCGAAAGGAGGAGGTGCCTGATTTGGGTCTCAGAGAACAAAGCAGAATTAGCAAGGGAGTTGGCAGCACACcccaggcaggaggagaggcgTATGCAGAGGCTGAGGTGCAAACACGCTGATTTGACTGGAGCTTCCATTCAGAAGTGAGGGATGGTAAGAAAGTCCGTCAGAGGCAGATCAAGGAGGCCCAGATAAGCTATGCTGAGAGCTCTGAACTGGTGCCAGGCAGGTCAGGGCCACAGGATGGACACTTACTTACCAGTGTATTCTGGAAAATAGCTAATTAGATGAGAGTACATGATTTTCTCTTCCAAAAGATCCTTCTTGTTTAAGAACAGAATCACTGATGAGTTCAGAAACCAGGGGTAGGTGATGATAGTTTTAAATAAGGCTTTACTCTCTTCCATGCGGTTCTAAATGAAAAACAAGAGATTTAGGATAAACTAGGAAGAAAAACAGTGCTTTGGGAACAGCATGCCGAATCACAGCTTCCATCCATTTGTCCTCTCACCCAGCTGTCGTCTCCAGGTCGCTGGCCTTGCTCAGGCTGGGGAGGGAGTGGCAGGTGGTTCCTGCTTCTATTTCCCTCATCCTCACCCTCCCATTAATCACCCTCTTCTGGAACTCCTCTCACACAAATTCTTCTCTGGCCCCCAAACATATAAGGATGTAAGAAAGGCTTTTGTGTAACTTGGGAAAGGAAGGTTGAAACCCAGAATTGACACACGTTTTCTGTAACTACTGGGATTACCAGGTGTGGGCTTCCCGACTGGGCCTCAGGAGCCCAGTGAGAATGAGAGGGAGGCAGGCTCTTCTGGGAGCGCCACCAGCCTCAGGGACGCTGGGGGAGGAGAGCTAATGCTACCGAGCACCTGCCCTGCACCATGTCTCACAGGCAGGCAACAGCCGACGCTCTCCCAGGGAGCGGGTCCCCATTTATGGGCGAGCATACTGTTCACAAAATGCAGATGCTTTCCCGGGACTGTACGGTAGCACAATCCAGTGGAAGCTATGTAGACAGTAATAATTTCTGAACATTAGACACTGGCaagaaaatattaagtgaaagGAGATAGGGCATGTATAAATCTTCTCTGATGACAATAATCTAGCACTCCGCCCTCTCCCAAGTATTTCTAAGAAGAAAGAAacactttccttccttccttcctttagaCTGGGAAACATGGCCCTCCTGCTATAGAGGGACACCACCTAAATTTCTGCTCCTGTGACTCCCAATGCCAGGGCCCATTCTCCCACTCAGTAATTTTGGGGGATCAGTTCTGGACTCTGTCCCCAAAAAAGTAAGGTCTCACTTGTTTTTAAAGCTTCTTTAGCATTAATTATGATGTTATCAGTAATGAGCTCCAAGGAACTACAGCAGATGAGAAAAACCATTCCTATACACCATAGTGAGTGGAGGTAAGGCATATCTCCAGCCAGGATAGAAAAGCCTGGAGTGGCAACCACTTCATTTTCCCCCAGATACCTAGGATTTTTCAGAGGAGAAACTAATTTCTAAGTATATCAGGCTAAGGTACTCATCCCTGGTGCACCTGACTAATCTTCCCTGAGAAACATTCTAAGTAATTCTTGAGACAAATTTGGAGCTAATTTTTCATATTGATAACTCAAtgcctttgctttaaaaaaaaaaaaaaaaaaaaaaaaaactgtctccaCTGGGAGAGCTGGGTGGCAGCCAAGATTTCTATTCTTCTTTGCACAATGACACTAGCAAATGGGCTAATCCGCCACTAATTAGCTAATGTAACTGTGCTCCTCAGAGAAAAGTCTGCTTTCAAGAAATACAAGATAGAATTTGTTCATAATTATTGCCTAATCCTGGACAGAATTCTTTATTGATTTCCTTTCATTCCCTGCAGGCAAGAGGTATCTCTAAAAGGTCAAGAGGTCTGGTGCAAAAGGTAGGGGAAAAGACGGTGATTATCACACAGAAAATAGCCCTAACCTCACAACGAAGGGCCGGGATGGTTCTCTTCACTTTCCTGGCAGATCCAGTTAATGGAATTTAACCAGCCAGTGCCATGGCGGCTCTGCAGAGGGCACCGAATGCCTGACTGGGGTGGTTCAGTGGCAGCTGCCCTGAGCAAGTCCCTTCCAGGGGAAGTGAAGGTCAGATGCTGCCCCCGGACAGCTCCAAGCATCTGGTAGCACTTCCCTGGCCAACTTAGCTCAGGACCTAATTTGAGAACACCATGGAGGTTGGGAAGCCTGTCCTTAGGTAAGTCTATTAGAAATAGTGTTGCTCAACTTTGGTTGTATATGCGCATCCCCGGGGGACTTAGTGAAGGTAACCCCCAACTCTAAACCAGGAAATAAGAATCTCAACAATAGGTCCctaaagatgtttttaaagaaaaaaaaaccctcccacTATGCAGCCAAGGCCGAGACCCATGTTTCTGAGTGGCTCCGCCCTTCATGAAGACTAGATGTCCAAGGTCAGGCCACACAAGGTTGTTCTTTAAGGTCCCCTGGGAATTTCAGTGTCCATCTAAGTGTGAGAGTCAGGATTCTAGGTCAGTGATTCTCAGATTACCTGGGATCTTCTTGAGGATCCTGCTTTATTTGACCTGGGGTGATTGGGAAGGTGTGCATTCCTAACAAGCACCCAGGTGATGCCAGGACTGCCAGCCCACAGGCTACACTTCCAGGAGTGAGGCAACTTAACCTAAGGGATAGGGCCTAATGCCAGAGTGGGCTGGCTTCTTGCAAACTGCAGAAATAGGTTTCTGTTTCCACAGCTAACCAGACTCCCCACCCAGCATACCTCATTGTCACACTCAGCCAGGACCTGGTCATATTCACTCAGAGCAACCAAAAAAATAATGGAGGTGACACTCTCAAAGCAGTGAATCCATTTCCGTCTTTCAGATCGCTGGCCACCAACATCCACCATCCTGTTTAATAGAATAAACATAGGACTCTCTGGGGGGAAAGCACATGGAAATCAGCACTCTTTAGGGTCCTCAATAATTGTTAAGAATAAAAAGGGATCCTCAGATTAAAATGCTTGAGCACCACTGCCTTAGGCAATGAGGAACCACACGATGTTTCCTAGCAAAGGAGGCAACAGAATGAGTGAAGTTACTGAAGATGCATGCAGAGGTCACTCAGATGGAGCTTGCTTGAGGATACTGATTAGGGAGCTACTAACTACTGCCAGTAGTCCAGGCAGAAGTTCAGGCATCACTTGGGTGGTGCCCAAACCATCCCAGAGTGCCGGGATACCAGACACAAAAGGGCAGACAGGCAGGCAGGCTTCTGACTACTCGCCACCTCTTGTTTCCTGGCCCCTCCAGCTAATCCAGAGATTCTTTGTCATTAGCTGGATGCTCCCCCTTCCCTAGAAAACCTGTAAGTGCCCTCTGTCTGATGTGGAGACCCAAAGCCTTCGCCTGTGTCTTTGGGCAACTTCAGGGTGTCATAGCCCAAGGGTCAGTCACAAGCTCGAGTGTTCCAGGGCTCAGGCAGTTTACAGAAATGAGTCCGGGGACCTCTCTCAGGTAGCAAAGGATACACTTAAGGCATGTTGTGTTGCGCCCGTCTAGAGGGAGGTTTTGGAAGGGTTAAGCAGAGATTGATTCTGAAAAGGTTCAAATAAATTCGTGGGCACACAGGGCATGTGCTCACAGAGATACCGAGTATTGGGGGGCTGGATCGCACTTGCACTGTCTCCAGACAACCACGTGCAACAAGTATTAGGGGGACAAGGGAATGAACGGATATAAAAGTGCTTTGAAATTTGCAATGATAAATCTTGGAGCTGAGAATAGAAGGGAAGAGAAATACTCAACTTCAGGGAAAAGACCCCAGTATTGCCAATCTGTGGGTTACAGAAatatacatctgtgtgtgtgtgttacacacGAGAAGCGTTCCAGACATCAGTAGGGGATCTCTTCTTCTCTAAGGGGAATAGAAAGGTGTGTTTGTATCCACTGTACAACTTGAGACCAACCACAATTCTAATACCCTGTGATGGTGAAGGCCATTATTGCCCTAAGAGTTATATTAGCAATAACACATTGAAGAACCCATTTGGGGACTTCCAAGCCTGGAGAGACAGATTCTTACTGGACCATGTCAAGGAGACAGACTTACCGAAAGATGATGTTTTCCAGGTCGAACGGATACTCAATGATGCCAGTGGTGGGCACTCGGACACGAAGCACATCCTGCTGTGTTGGCACGAACGCTGGCATGGCGATCCGGTCAATGTCCGTCAGGTAACTGATGTTAGAGAGCAAGATGCTGAAGGGGGAAGTGCCCCACCCAGAAGGTcaccccagctcccagccacccCCACTCAGTTTCATGGGTTCGTCAGTGACTTTCCTGAGAAGCAGCCCTCCAGCCCTCCTAAAACTGTGGAGGGAGTGTGGATCAGAGGCTCTGGTGATCCTGCTGAGACTCACGTCTGCGGCTCTGTCTCTCCTCCTGGCTCCCAGCTCCGTCGCTCTGCTGGGGAGGGAGCCAGCCAGGCCACAGGGGCCACAGACGGCGCCTGGCTCTCTGACATTTCATCTGTTCTCCTCTCACAGGCCCTCCTCCAAGAACACTGTAGAATGTAGATGCTGTGCTTGGACCCTTTACTTTGCTCAGTGAATTAGAgttaaggaaaatataaaagcataaatCAGGCCAATGGGAAGTCCTCTCCAAAAGTTCCTTGTTACATTGGGAAATTGCACATCTCCTCAAATAACCCAAAACTTGGCTTGGATTATTTTGGGCCATATATTACAGCCCAGGCTTAAAACaagtctctttttctgtgttaAAGCAAGAAGacacttcttttttaatgttaaggCCTTTGAAAAAGGCACTTCTGAGTAAATAACTGAGGCCCTGGCCAGTGGCAGTGCTGACGACCTGGAGCCCCCTGCACACGGAGGCGGCCCCCCACAGGCAGAGCTCCCCTAGGCGTGCCGGGGCTGAACAGGCGAACCACCAGGGCACGCGCCCATACACGGCCCCGGGGCTTATCGCCATGGACTCCTGGTGCTTTAATTTATGCCTGTcaggcttcctcggtggctcagatggtaaacaatctgcctgcaatgcgggagacccaggttcaatccctgggtcgggaagatcccctggagaagggaatggcaacccactccagtattcttgcctgggaaatccatgacagaggagcctgctgggctaccgTCTgtgaggtcgccaagagtcggacacaactgagcgaatctCTGTGTCATCCCAGCAGAGTGTGtgtgcctgcagggcaggaagtACCAATTGTCCCTGTAGCCCTttcctcagtgcctggcacagagcagacagATGATCGCCTGACTGGACCACGGAAGCCTCGGGTCTCACTGGTCCCGCTTTATGAGTCCCCTTTCTCTGCACAGCCCTGTCCGCCCCTCTAGTCACTCTGCACACTCTTCTCCGTGCACTCGCCCCAGTTGTCAGGCCCGACTGAATCCTATAGCAGGCCTGGTGGGTCTTTTTCAAGCTGATCTATATCAAGAGCCCTAGCCATTCCCCAGGGCCTTCCCAGAAGCCAGTGACATAGGCTGGACCAGGAGGACTCGGGGATGCCCTGGTTCCCAGCTGTCAGAGGCTGTCTGCCCTCCTGCTGGGGACTGTGCCCTCCTTTCCGCCCTGCTGTCTTTGCGCTGATCTAACGACTTCCTGGGGTTTCTTTTCGTTCCTGTTCCTGCTTTGCTGTACTAACCTCGATTCATGTCATTCAGCACACAGCCTGGGACAAACACCAGAGGAAGGCCAGGGAAACTAAGGAGCTAAGATTCTGGTTTCCTTTCCTGCCCCCTGGCTTGTCAGGATGGGAGGATTACCCACACCACTTTGGAGGGTGATGGCAGCACCTAAAAGGAAGGGGATGGGTCTAGGGAAAGAATTCCAGGGCCCTCAGAGGGTGGAAATGACCCAGAGCAAGAGGGAAGGAGCTGAGCTGCAAAAGCAGGAATCCTCACCCCTTCAAAGAAGGACCATGATCCAGCTATTTGCCTAGTGATCTGGGCAGAGGCATTGTCTTGGGGAATTGTTAAAATCAAATTCTGTGATCTCTGTGGGATAGTTTGCATGCAgaactatttatttctttttaccctAATAGATTGCTGATTACTGCTTCACAAGGAGTTAATGAACAGAGCTCCCAAACTGAGCTCTCTTCTGTGACCATTTTGTCCACTTGAGGGCAGCACCAGATCAGCCACTGACGGGTCTAAACTCTTGATTTTAGGGCAATTAGACCTGCTCTTTGCTGGTCAGGAAACCAGAAGGCAGAGGGATATGGAGAGGGGGGAAGGGAGAAACCAGAAGCAGCTGTAGTCCTGGTTTAAATCATCTAACTTCAGCACCCTAAATGAGATCTGTCTTACCAAGGAAAGCCCACAATTGACTTAGCCTCTCAGTGAAAAGGACAGAGGCTTAAAACTAGAAGAGGAAAGGTCGGTATGGACAAGGAGAGCTATCTGGGGGGCTTCTTAGGGGGACTCAATTTAGGAGGTGGGAAGTGAGGCATCaaaaaggagagggaggctgTGTTGCCGCTGAGTGCCTACATTTTAGCAGGTAGCTCATTTCTCCCTGGTAAGAAGCTCCTTTGAAGTGTGGCCACAGCCCGGGGCTCTGTACTCACTATTTGGCAGAGTCTGACAGCTGGTACTCCCGCCTCCGATCGTAGCACTCCTGGATTCCAGGATCCCGCCACAGCTGCTTGATGGCCTCCACCTGGTCCCCGGAGAGCGTGGACACCTTGTCTACTTCCACTCCTCTGATCAGCTGAGCATTTTCCTGCTCAGAGGGAAAAGAACCGTTCATTAGGCAAAGGCAAGGAAGCCATCATGCTGGTGACGCAGGGACAAGACTTGCCCTTGTCTGTGGATCAGGGAAGATGTCCCCTAGATGCGGGGTGTGGTGGGTGCCCTTCAGAAGAGCTCCTCACagccaagtcactcagttgcagcCCCACTGGGTGGAGATGATGTGGCTGCTTAGCTCAGTGGAGAGAGCCCCAGACCTGCGGCCTTTGGTCCCAGCAGTACCTGGGGGTCAGTGTCAGCAGCATTCAGTACCCAGCTGTGCGTGGAGCAACACTGGAACGATTGATCATCATTGTACTAACCAACATGACTCCCTCATTAGCATGCAACTCGTTTGAATACTTGCACAGCCCATAGAACAATTTAAAAGCAACAGTATTGTTAGTGGCGTACCAAGGGCAGGGTGAGCGGGTCCACCCCAGTGCAGGAAAGAAGGCAGTGTCGTCATCTTCAGAGAATTCAAAAGTCACATCTCAGCCATTAATCATGAGTCAGCTTTCCCTTTCctgtatttcttaaatatgttttaattgaccttattttttagagtagttttaagttcacagcaaaactgagaggaAAGTACAGAGAGTTCTCATGCTTTTTATTACCATGCATCACTAACAAAACCCTTCCCTACTGGGTGGACCACACTTGCTGTACCCCTGACCCCATGCCACTGGCTAATCTAAGACTATTACTTTATTATTACAGTAAGTGTTAATATCATTATTGCTGTAATTACTGGTACTACAGCAGTTACCACTCATTACACTCACTGTGTACCCAGGGCTCTGCATGTATCATATCATCTGATCAACAGAAAGCAAGCAAGAGGCGAGAAATTTTTCCACACCTTAGTAAATTAAAGTGGTAAGATTGACCTGCATCCACAGCACATCTCTGCTTTGGCCTCAGAGACTCAGCCTCCCATCCTTGGCTGCACGCTGTCCTGCTGCGGGAGACGGGAGCCCGCCCTCCTCACTGGATCTCAGGACAATTACATCATGCAGAGCGGGCAATTCACTGGCAGCTGGGAGTCAGCAAAACATCCTTTGGCAGCTGTGGTCTCTTTAAATATATACTACACCCCTTGAAAAGGTCActcttttcttgcattttttaTCAGGAAGCCCAACAGAAGGCTAGAGGAAGGAAGAACTTATAGATTCACTTGACTCGGAAAAACCCAGAACCATGATTAAATCAAGACGGCTTTGCCCTCCATCCATCAAGAGTGAATAGAATCTTCTCCCAGACTGTGGTATCCTCAGCCAGGTAAAGGATCCCCTTTGTAGAGTCTCAAACAAGGTCTGTGCAGGATGGATGAGCAGAAAGAACCTGGACTGAAAATCAAGACCCTGACCTCTAAGTAGTTCAGTGGGATTTAAGGAACCCAGTAGATTCCCTGCCTCAGCATCGTCATTTGTAAGAGGAGCCAGTGATTTTCATGGGAACCTAAAGTATCACCCAAATGTAAGCAGAACTAGCCGCATTATTGCAATACATgcctaataaatatttcttgtctGCCAAAACAGAACCCAGTGACATCCCCTAAACCAGGAGTTCTAGTTCTGCCTGCTGGCACATTTTGTGTCACGTGCCCTGTTCTCAACCAGAGAGAACGATGAATGAAGACCACAGATAGTGTCTGTATGCAGCAGTGATGAATGAAGACCACAGACAGTGTCTGCGCAGCAGAAGGGCCTCTCCCACTTCTTCCCT
This genomic interval carries:
- the GNA14 gene encoding guanine nucleotide-binding protein subunit alpha-14 isoform X1, with amino-acid sequence MAGCCCLSAEEKESQRISAEIERQLRRDKKDARRELKLLLLGTGESGKSTFIKQMRIIHGSGYSDEDRKGFTKLVYQNIFTAMQAMIRAMDTLRIQYVCEQNKENAQLIRGVEVDKVSTLSGDQVEAIKQLWRDPGIQECYDRRREYQLSDSAKYYLTDIDRIAMPAFVPTQQDVLRVRVPTTGIIEYPFDLENIIFRMVDVGGQRSERRKWIHCFESVTSIIFLVALSEYDQVLAECDNENRMEESKALFKTIITYPWFLNSSVILFLNKKDLLEEKIMYSHLISYFPEYTGPKQDVKAARDFILKLYQDQNPDKEKVIYSHFTCATDTENIRFVFAAVKDTILQLNLREFNLV
- the GNA14 gene encoding guanine nucleotide-binding protein subunit alpha-14 isoform X2 yields the protein MRIIHGSGYSDEDRKGFTKLVYQNIFTAMQAMIRAMDTLRIQYVCEQNKENAQLIRGVEVDKVSTLSGDQVEAIKQLWRDPGIQECYDRRREYQLSDSAKYYLTDIDRIAMPAFVPTQQDVLRVRVPTTGIIEYPFDLENIIFRMVDVGGQRSERRKWIHCFESVTSIIFLVALSEYDQVLAECDNENRMEESKALFKTIITYPWFLNSSVILFLNKKDLLEEKIMYSHLISYFPEYTGPKQDVKAARDFILKLYQDQNPDKEKVIYSHFTCATDTENIRFVFAAVKDTILQLNLREFNLV